A genomic window from Dehalobacter sp. 12DCB1 includes:
- a CDS encoding cation diffusion facilitator family transporter, with product MADRRVKFALLSIISNTALIIFKIIAGILSGSVSIISEAIHSSMDLAASIVAFFSVRQSTKPADKDHPYGHGKIENISGLIEGLLIFVAAALIIIEAIKKIFEPAEIEQAAVAIGVMFVSALVNLVVSRKLYQVGKEEESMALEADALHLKTDVYTSLGVGVGILLIKLTGFAVLDSVVAVIVALLIIKEAFHLCKTAFNFLLDSKLSDEEEAEIEKIISEHSHQFRDYHKLKTRKSGNMKHIDFHITIDHNVTVKEAHDIIGILKKDMSDKLKNTRVNIHLDPYQDQKDKEIDK from the coding sequence GTGGCTGACAGAAGAGTCAAGTTTGCATTGTTATCCATTATTTCGAATACTGCGCTGATCATATTTAAGATCATAGCAGGCATTTTGAGTGGTTCCGTCAGTATTATTTCCGAGGCGATCCACTCAAGTATGGACCTTGCCGCATCGATTGTCGCCTTTTTCTCAGTGAGACAGTCAACGAAGCCGGCGGATAAGGACCATCCCTACGGACATGGAAAGATCGAAAATATTTCCGGACTTATTGAAGGGCTTCTAATTTTTGTAGCAGCGGCACTGATTATTATTGAAGCTATTAAGAAAATATTTGAACCTGCCGAGATTGAACAGGCGGCTGTTGCCATCGGGGTAATGTTTGTATCGGCACTTGTCAATTTGGTTGTATCAAGAAAATTATATCAAGTGGGCAAAGAAGAGGAATCGATGGCCCTGGAAGCAGATGCGCTTCACCTAAAAACCGATGTTTATACGTCGTTAGGCGTCGGCGTTGGAATCCTGCTGATTAAACTTACCGGATTTGCGGTGCTGGACTCCGTTGTCGCGGTTATCGTAGCGTTGCTGATCATCAAAGAAGCGTTTCACTTATGCAAAACAGCCTTTAACTTCCTTCTCGACTCGAAGCTCTCTGATGAAGAAGAAGCTGAGATCGAAAAGATCATTTCTGAGCACAGTCATCAATTCAGAGATTATCACAAGCTTAAAACAAGAAAATCAGGAAATATGAAGCACATCGATTTTCACATTACGATCGATCACAACGTTACCGTCAAAGAAGCGCATGATATTATCGGAATCCTGAAAAAGGACATGAGTGACAAGTTGAAAAACACCCGTGTGAATATCCATCTTGACCCTTATCAAGACCAGAAAGATAAAGAGATAGACAAATAA
- a CDS encoding phosphodiester glycosidase family protein, whose translation MKKFLSKPYRWAAVFAVLLTFSFVFVLLDTFVIPKNVTEVKQREAAETAEQQNTASEQQSAAEDPSEFGSETEAAVTDHSYQDKNIKITIDTVQAYDTTFYVADIRLSDASYLKTALAENSFGRNLKETTSDMAEEHQAIFAVNGDYYGFRNNGYVLRNGVLYRDTARQAGNDEALVIDDHGDFSIINENAVSADCLTNPWQVLSFGPALIKNGEIVVDSTSEVSQSKNSNPRTAIAQVSGLHYIVIVSDGRTEESAGLSLLELAQEFAERGCTIAYNLDGGGSSTMYFNGEIVNHPTDGRSSRQREVSDIVYIGNE comes from the coding sequence ATGAAAAAATTCCTATCCAAGCCCTACCGTTGGGCAGCCGTCTTTGCTGTTTTACTGACATTTTCTTTTGTTTTTGTTCTGCTGGACACCTTTGTAATTCCAAAGAACGTGACCGAAGTCAAGCAGCGTGAGGCTGCCGAAACTGCCGAACAGCAAAATACAGCCTCTGAGCAGCAAAGTGCAGCGGAGGATCCGTCCGAGTTCGGGTCAGAGACTGAAGCTGCGGTTACCGATCATTCTTATCAGGATAAAAATATCAAAATAACGATTGATACGGTGCAGGCGTATGACACCACCTTTTATGTCGCCGATATCCGGCTCAGCGATGCGTCTTACCTGAAAACGGCGCTGGCCGAAAACAGCTTTGGGCGCAATCTCAAGGAAACAACCTCGGATATGGCCGAAGAACATCAGGCAATCTTCGCGGTCAATGGCGACTACTATGGATTCAGAAATAACGGTTATGTTTTACGCAATGGCGTCTTGTACAGGGATACGGCCCGTCAGGCCGGAAACGATGAAGCCCTGGTGATTGACGACCACGGAGATTTCTCAATTATTAATGAAAATGCGGTCAGTGCCGATTGCCTGACAAATCCCTGGCAGGTGCTTTCATTTGGACCGGCCCTGATCAAAAATGGAGAAATCGTGGTGGACAGTACCAGTGAGGTATCCCAGTCCAAAAACAGCAATCCGAGGACCGCGATCGCTCAGGTCTCCGGTCTGCATTATATCGTAATTGTCTCTGACGGCCGGACGGAAGAGAGCGCAGGACTTTCCTTACTGGAGCTTGCGCAGGAGTTTGCCGAGAGGGGCTGTACGATTGCGTATAATTTGGATGGAGGAGGATCTTCGACGATGTACTTTAACGGAGAAATCGTCAATCATCCGACGGATGGCAGGAGTTCTCGGCAGAGAGAGGTGAGCGATATTGTCTATATTGGCAATGAATAG
- a CDS encoding cation-translocating P-type ATPase, with amino-acid sequence MTEQQIRELQGLSSSEARQLQERFGKNELVPEKKESFLHKILQVISEPMFLLLLIAAVIYFILGEPRDGAIMLVFVVGIISIEVIQEWKTDQTLRALKDLSTPKISVLRDGMMQIINSSDLVPGDIMFIAEGVKVPADGTVLKASTLCVDESSLTGESAGVWKVVYGDKAADGELSPDSKEYWRRDYCYAGTLVTQGTGAIRVDQIGPATEYGKIGQEIAAAPDRPTPLEKQTGKLVKLCAAIAAVLFALVGVVTYFNLPDHVGSERVIESILSGITLAMAMIPEEFPVILTVFLSMGAWRLAKKQSLVRRLSSVETLGAVSVLCVDKTGTITMNKMTVRDTWSLNDDGERLIRIMGMGCEPDAYDPMEKAMIAYCEAQGIGRELLFGGELIKEYAFTDQTKMMGHVWQNENELVVAAKGSPERILDVCSLTDQERKVAEHKIREMSQQGLRVIAVGQMVLAGKEEVPDTLPECRLQLCGMIGLADPPRESVKQDIQICNKAGVRVVMITGDNGITASTIARQINMPNCDKIITGDELNQMSEEELRQKVKDVSIFSRVIPEHKMRIVKAFKDNGEIVAMTGDGVNDAPALKYADIGIAMGKRGSEVSREAADLVLLDDNFSTIVDTIKDGRRIYDNIRKAVGYVFTIHIPIAFASLLAPFLGISPASLLLLPLHVVLLEVVIDPTCSIVLERQPAERDIMDQPPRSPDEKLLTAKILTKSVLQGLVIFGASFGTYFTMLNNHPDQASLARTMALAIILLANLVLVQVNSSNTDSAFRSFAKLIRDKVMWMVNIGTLAGLLLIIYTPLNHLLKLAPLSWKQLILAAALAVVSVGWYEVVKGFKRWKRT; translated from the coding sequence ATGACAGAACAACAGATCAGGGAACTGCAGGGACTTTCAAGTTCCGAAGCCAGACAGCTTCAGGAAAGGTTCGGGAAGAATGAGCTGGTACCTGAAAAAAAAGAAAGCTTTCTGCACAAGATCCTGCAGGTGATCAGTGAACCCATGTTTTTGCTGCTGCTCATTGCAGCTGTGATCTATTTTATCCTCGGAGAACCCCGGGACGGCGCCATCATGCTTGTTTTTGTTGTCGGGATTATCAGCATAGAAGTCATCCAGGAATGGAAAACCGACCAAACACTTAGGGCTTTGAAGGATTTATCCACACCGAAGATTTCCGTACTGCGCGATGGGATGATGCAGATCATCAACAGTTCGGACCTGGTGCCCGGCGACATCATGTTTATTGCTGAAGGCGTCAAAGTGCCGGCGGATGGCACGGTTTTAAAAGCGAGTACACTATGTGTCGATGAATCCTCGCTAACCGGCGAATCGGCAGGTGTCTGGAAAGTTGTCTACGGAGATAAGGCTGCCGATGGGGAATTGTCCCCCGACAGCAAAGAATACTGGCGACGGGACTATTGCTACGCCGGGACGCTGGTTACCCAGGGCACCGGAGCGATCAGGGTCGATCAAATCGGCCCGGCTACCGAATACGGAAAAATCGGGCAGGAAATAGCCGCCGCGCCTGACCGTCCGACCCCGCTGGAAAAACAAACCGGAAAACTGGTCAAGCTGTGCGCGGCAATTGCCGCAGTTTTATTCGCGCTGGTCGGAGTCGTAACCTATTTCAATCTGCCGGACCATGTTGGCAGTGAACGGGTCATTGAAAGCATTTTGTCTGGGATCACCCTGGCCATGGCCATGATCCCGGAGGAGTTTCCTGTTATTTTGACCGTGTTTCTATCGATGGGTGCCTGGCGACTGGCCAAAAAGCAGTCACTGGTCAGAAGATTGTCGTCCGTAGAAACGCTCGGGGCTGTATCCGTTCTTTGCGTCGATAAAACAGGTACCATTACCATGAACAAAATGACGGTTCGGGATACCTGGAGTCTGAACGACGACGGCGAAAGGTTGATCCGGATTATGGGCATGGGCTGCGAGCCGGATGCCTATGACCCGATGGAGAAGGCTATGATTGCTTACTGTGAAGCGCAAGGGATTGGCAGAGAGCTCCTTTTTGGCGGAGAGCTGATCAAAGAATATGCGTTCACGGATCAGACCAAGATGATGGGACACGTCTGGCAAAATGAAAATGAGCTTGTGGTCGCAGCCAAAGGCTCGCCTGAACGTATTCTGGACGTATGCAGTCTGACGGATCAGGAGAGAAAAGTTGCCGAGCACAAAATCAGAGAAATGTCGCAGCAGGGCCTGCGGGTGATTGCTGTTGGCCAAATGGTACTGGCCGGCAAAGAGGAAGTCCCGGACACCCTGCCGGAATGCCGGCTGCAGCTTTGTGGCATGATCGGTCTTGCCGACCCGCCGCGGGAATCTGTTAAGCAGGATATTCAAATCTGCAACAAAGCCGGGGTTCGGGTCGTTATGATCACCGGAGATAACGGGATTACGGCAAGCACGATTGCCAGGCAGATTAACATGCCGAACTGCGATAAGATTATCACCGGCGATGAGCTGAATCAAATGAGCGAGGAAGAACTGCGTCAGAAAGTCAAGGATGTCAGTATCTTTTCCAGGGTAATTCCGGAACACAAAATGAGAATCGTCAAAGCTTTTAAAGATAACGGCGAGATTGTCGCGATGACCGGAGACGGCGTCAATGATGCGCCAGCCTTGAAATATGCCGATATTGGGATTGCGATGGGCAAGCGCGGTTCTGAGGTTTCTCGTGAGGCTGCCGATCTGGTCCTGCTGGATGACAATTTTTCAACCATTGTTGATACCATTAAGGATGGCCGAAGAATCTATGATAACATCAGAAAAGCCGTGGGCTATGTTTTCACGATTCATATCCCGATCGCATTTGCCTCTTTACTTGCACCCTTCCTGGGAATCAGTCCGGCGAGTCTTTTGCTGCTGCCGCTGCACGTGGTACTGCTTGAAGTTGTCATTGACCCCACCTGTTCCATTGTGCTGGAGCGGCAGCCGGCCGAACGGGATATCATGGATCAGCCTCCGCGCAGTCCCGACGAAAAGCTGCTCACTGCAAAAATACTGACCAAAAGTGTCCTACAGGGTCTCGTGATCTTTGGGGCATCATTCGGCACCTATTTCACTATGTTAAACAACCATCCTGATCAGGCTTCTCTGGCCAGGACTATGGCACTAGCGATTATTTTGCTGGCAAATCTCGTGTTGGTTCAGGTGAACAGCTCCAATACGGATTCTGCTTTTCGGTCTTTTGCGAAATTGATCAGAGATAAGGTCATGTGGATGGTAAATATTGGAACCCTAGCAGGATTGCTTCTTATTATCTATACACCGCTGAATCATTTATTGAAGCTCGCGCCGTTGTCCTGGAAACAGCTTATCCTGGCCGCTGCTTTGGCCGTCGTATCTGTCGGCTGGTATGAGGTTGTCAAAGGGTTTAAGCGCTGGAAAAGAACATAA
- a CDS encoding APC family permease yields the protein MASALKRFLIGRPLKSTELGEQKLNKKKALAILSSDALSSVAYGPEQILIVLFTVGAAAFWYSVPIAIGVLVLLIALILSYRQIIFAYPQGGGAYVVSKNNLGMNSGLIAGGSLLVDYILTVAVSVSAGTDALTSAFPALHAHTVGIAVFFVLLITVLNLRGIRESASILAYPVYLFVTALFILIGVGLYNVLTGQVPAELHAAVGTPVAGISLFILLKAFASGCSALTGVEAISNAIPNFKEPAPNNAAKTLMAMGSLLAILFFGIVFLAFYYGIAPNPQETVVSQMAEGIFGRNFIYYFIQGTTALILILAANTGYSAFPLLAVNLAKDKFIPRMFTIRGDRLGFSNGILILGFLSIVLIVAFKGRTERLIPLYAIGVFIPFTLAQTGMIVKWFREKPKGWMPKLIINSLGALISFVVVMMFLLTKFTQVWPILIFLPLIILLFHRIHKHYMDVAEQLRVSAAEPTVPIKGNIIIIPVASITRVVENALNYAKSLSANQIIAVSVCFDKEEEKKLEEKWEKWNPDVRLVTLNSLHRSIIHPLTKFIDMIEHKATDQNYQIMVLIPEFIPKKGWHHILHNQSSLLIRTHLLYRRNVCVATIPYHLQK from the coding sequence ATGGCATCTGCCCTTAAACGCTTCTTAATCGGGCGTCCCTTAAAATCAACGGAGCTCGGCGAACAGAAGCTGAACAAGAAGAAAGCCCTTGCGATTCTTTCTTCCGACGCTTTATCCTCGGTAGCGTACGGCCCGGAACAAATCCTGATCGTTCTCTTTACGGTCGGAGCGGCAGCATTCTGGTATTCTGTTCCGATCGCGATCGGCGTTTTGGTTCTCTTAATCGCTTTAATCCTGTCGTACCGGCAAATCATTTTTGCTTATCCGCAAGGCGGCGGAGCATATGTCGTATCAAAGAACAACCTCGGCATGAATTCAGGCTTAATCGCCGGAGGCTCCCTGCTGGTTGACTACATTCTGACTGTAGCGGTTAGTGTGTCTGCAGGAACCGATGCACTTACCTCAGCTTTCCCGGCCTTGCATGCCCATACGGTAGGTATCGCTGTGTTTTTTGTTCTCTTAATTACGGTCCTTAATCTGCGCGGGATAAGAGAATCCGCTTCTATCCTGGCCTATCCTGTCTATTTGTTTGTGACGGCCCTGTTTATTTTAATTGGTGTCGGTCTGTACAATGTCTTAACCGGTCAGGTACCGGCCGAACTGCATGCGGCTGTCGGCACACCTGTCGCAGGGATAAGCTTGTTTATTCTGCTCAAGGCCTTTGCCTCCGGCTGTTCGGCTTTGACTGGCGTTGAAGCTATTTCTAACGCGATCCCGAATTTTAAAGAGCCCGCTCCGAATAATGCGGCCAAAACATTGATGGCGATGGGTAGTTTGCTCGCGATATTGTTTTTTGGGATTGTGTTTCTGGCCTTTTATTATGGAATAGCCCCGAACCCACAGGAAACGGTTGTTTCCCAAATGGCTGAAGGAATATTCGGACGTAATTTTATCTACTACTTTATTCAGGGCACAACCGCGTTGATTTTGATTCTGGCCGCAAATACCGGATACTCGGCTTTCCCTTTGCTGGCTGTGAATCTTGCCAAAGATAAATTTATTCCAAGGATGTTCACGATCCGCGGAGACCGTCTTGGATTCTCCAATGGAATCCTTATCCTCGGCTTTTTATCGATTGTTTTAATTGTGGCTTTTAAAGGACGAACGGAGCGCCTGATTCCGCTTTACGCGATTGGCGTGTTTATTCCGTTCACCCTGGCCCAGACCGGAATGATCGTGAAATGGTTCCGTGAAAAGCCGAAAGGCTGGATGCCAAAGCTGATTATTAATTCGCTCGGGGCGCTGATCAGCTTCGTCGTTGTCATGATGTTCCTGTTAACCAAGTTCACGCAGGTTTGGCCGATTTTGATCTTCCTGCCGTTGATTATTCTGCTCTTCCATAGAATCCACAAGCATTATATGGACGTCGCAGAGCAGCTTCGGGTATCGGCGGCTGAGCCAACAGTACCGATTAAAGGAAATATTATCATTATTCCTGTCGCAAGTATCACGCGCGTGGTGGAAAATGCGTTAAACTATGCGAAATCGCTGTCGGCAAACCAGATCATTGCGGTAAGTGTTTGCTTTGATAAGGAAGAAGAGAAAAAACTCGAGGAAAAGTGGGAGAAATGGAATCCCGACGTCCGTTTGGTAACGTTGAATTCTCTACACCGGAGCATTATCCACCCGCTGACCAAATTTATCGATATGATCGAACACAAAGCAACCGATCAGAATTATCAGATCATGGTTCTGATCCCGGAATTTATTCCGAAAAAAGGATGGCACCATATTCTGCATAACCAGTCGAGCTTACTAATTCGCACACATTTGTTATATCGGAGAAATGTGTGCGTGGCGACGATACCGTACCATTTACAAAAATAA
- a CDS encoding response regulator transcription factor translates to MNNKPMLLIVEDDEKICNFISAILASNDYQIIRTARGKEAVSMAASYSPDLILLDLGLPDMDGVEVLRTIRQWSGIPIIVVSARGQEREKVEALDLGADDYLTKPFGTSELLARIRTGIRHSQKNVRVSFPESEKMTVGDLEINYQKRLVAIAGKEIHLTPIEYKIIVLLSKNIGKVLTHDFIMKEIWGPYTNEIQALRVNMANIRRKLEINPAEPRYILTEVGVGYRMVEEI, encoded by the coding sequence ATGAATAACAAACCCATGCTCCTGATTGTCGAAGATGATGAAAAAATCTGTAACTTTATTTCGGCGATCCTGGCTTCCAATGATTATCAGATTATCCGGACAGCCCGGGGGAAAGAGGCTGTCTCAATGGCGGCATCCTATTCGCCCGATTTGATCCTGCTCGATCTCGGTTTGCCGGATATGGACGGCGTGGAAGTGCTGCGTACAATCAGGCAGTGGAGCGGAATCCCGATCATCGTTGTGTCGGCCCGCGGACAGGAGCGGGAAAAAGTTGAAGCCCTGGATCTTGGTGCGGACGATTACCTGACCAAACCGTTTGGTACTTCCGAGCTGCTGGCCAGGATAAGAACAGGGATCCGTCATAGTCAAAAGAACGTCAGGGTCAGTTTCCCCGAATCAGAGAAGATGACAGTCGGAGATCTCGAGATAAACTATCAGAAAAGACTTGTAGCCATCGCCGGTAAAGAAATCCACCTTACACCGATTGAATACAAGATCATTGTGCTGCTTTCCAAAAATATCGGGAAAGTACTGACTCACGATTTCATCATGAAGGAAATATGGGGACCTTACACCAATGAGATCCAAGCGCTCAGGGTCAATATGGCCAATATCCGCAGAAAGCTGGAAATCAACCCTGCAGAACCCAGGTATATTCTAACCGAGGTTGGGGTAGGATACCGGATGGTTGAGGAGATTTAG
- a CDS encoding carbohydrate-binding domain-containing protein: MGPKTPNTPNIPKKKIIFIGMIAILCVSLLTLTACSSQKTAESDSAGTALDSTENRISVDYNDEDTNAEWDDTKASHITFSGGSAKTEGSGVSVVDNVITILSAGTYVVSGTIADAQMIVYTEDSKTVRLILNGVDMTCSTSAPIYVLKSEKTVITLADGTKNTLKDGSSYTYSDPKAEEPNAVIFSKSDLTINGSGSLNVKANFKNGITSQDELRIVSGNISVDAVNNGIIGRDFIAVKDGSITVSAGDDGFKSSNDADAAKGFILIEAGTIHMTAGEDGMQAETSIWCTDGTIDITSGGGSANSINTDTNSGMMRPGGAAPDTASKDDSMSTGSMKGIKAGSVVTIEGGTISIDSADDGIHSNGSLTVSGGKINITAGDDGMHSDATLNIDAGEIAITKSYEGIESAVINIHGGNMNVKSSDDGINGAGGTDSSSANGRPGQNDFASSGDCSMSINGGTIVVDSGGDGIDINGAVTMTDGKVIVNGPTDNGNGALDYTGSFTVTGGFLVAAGSAGMAEAPDTNSSLYALNINLPSDQQAGTIVRIETADGKEVLTFAPTKTFRNLVVCSSELTKGTTYKIYYGGSSTGTSANGLYSGGTYTAGTCYEEVAISEKVTRVGSYSGGMGGRAGSTQPGSGGAPGDGRGFKR; this comes from the coding sequence ATGGGCCCAAAGACCCCCAATACTCCCAATATTCCCAAGAAAAAAATAATTTTCATTGGCATGATTGCCATATTGTGCGTATCCCTTTTAACCTTAACAGCTTGCTCCTCACAGAAGACAGCGGAATCGGACAGCGCCGGTACCGCCCTGGACAGTACTGAGAACCGTATATCCGTTGATTATAATGATGAAGATACCAATGCGGAATGGGATGATACCAAGGCCTCGCATATTACTTTTTCGGGGGGCTCGGCGAAGACAGAGGGAAGCGGAGTCAGCGTTGTCGATAACGTTATAACCATTCTATCTGCAGGTACGTATGTTGTCAGCGGCACAATTGCCGACGCTCAGATGATCGTCTACACCGAGGACAGCAAAACCGTCAGACTGATCCTGAATGGTGTCGATATGACCTGTTCAACCAGTGCGCCTATTTATGTGCTAAAATCTGAGAAGACTGTCATTACCCTGGCAGACGGCACGAAAAATACGCTGAAGGACGGCTCATCCTACACTTACTCGGATCCTAAGGCAGAGGAACCGAATGCAGTGATCTTCAGTAAAAGTGACCTGACGATTAATGGCAGCGGATCATTGAATGTCAAAGCTAACTTCAAAAATGGCATAACGAGTCAAGATGAACTTAGAATCGTGAGCGGCAACATTTCCGTCGATGCCGTGAATAACGGGATCATTGGCCGTGATTTCATCGCCGTTAAAGATGGCAGTATCACGGTGAGTGCAGGAGATGACGGGTTTAAATCTTCTAATGATGCGGATGCTGCTAAAGGCTTTATCCTGATCGAAGCAGGAACAATCCATATGACCGCCGGTGAAGACGGGATGCAGGCCGAAACAAGCATTTGGTGCACAGACGGAACGATTGATATTACGTCCGGCGGAGGCAGCGCCAACAGCATTAATACAGACACAAATTCAGGTATGATGAGACCCGGCGGTGCCGCACCTGACACTGCTTCGAAGGATGACAGTATGTCCACCGGCAGTATGAAAGGAATCAAGGCTGGTTCTGTGGTCACGATCGAAGGAGGCACGATCAGCATTGACTCGGCGGACGACGGGATTCATTCCAACGGCAGTTTAACGGTAAGCGGCGGAAAGATCAATATTACAGCCGGAGATGACGGGATGCATTCCGATGCGACACTGAATATTGACGCCGGAGAGATTGCGATTACGAAATCCTATGAAGGCATTGAAAGTGCTGTGATCAATATCCATGGCGGGAATATGAACGTCAAGTCAAGCGACGATGGCATCAACGGTGCAGGCGGTACAGATTCTTCCTCGGCGAATGGCCGGCCCGGTCAAAATGATTTTGCGTCTTCGGGTGACTGCAGTATGAGCATCAATGGTGGTACCATCGTTGTTGACTCAGGCGGTGATGGGATTGATATCAACGGAGCGGTCACCATGACCGATGGAAAGGTCATTGTCAACGGACCAACGGACAACGGCAACGGTGCTCTGGATTATACCGGATCATTCACCGTAACCGGCGGGTTCCTGGTAGCGGCAGGCAGCGCAGGCATGGCAGAGGCTCCGGATACGAATTCATCCCTCTACGCTTTGAACATTAACCTGCCGTCTGATCAGCAGGCCGGGACCATCGTCAGGATCGAAACTGCAGATGGAAAAGAAGTACTTACTTTCGCGCCGACCAAAACGTTCCGGAATCTGGTCGTATGTTCATCGGAATTAACCAAAGGCACAACCTACAAGATTTATTATGGGGGAAGTTCAACAGGCACCTCTGCAAACGGTCTCTATTCAGGTGGAACCTATACGGCTGGAACATGCTACGAAGAGGTTGCGATTTCCGAGAAGGTTACGCGTGTCGGTTCCTATAGCGGAGGAATGGGCGGCAGAGCCGGGAGCACTCAGCCTGGATCCGGTGGCGCACCGGGAGACGGAAGAGGCTTCAAACGATAG
- a CDS encoding DUF2127 domain-containing protein, translated as MTTPKTNKQKDIFHIGFKIGLLMKGIDGLLEIIGSILLLFLTPDRYNWLIRLLTQHELSEDPQDLFANYLIHSSPNFSFSTQHFVVFYLLSHGIIKCILVLLLWRQKLWAYPLAILSLILFVVYQLYRYTFTHSAFLILLTIFDVLMIFLTYKESKQVRSRLCDSV; from the coding sequence ATGACAACACCTAAGACAAATAAACAGAAAGATATTTTCCATATCGGCTTCAAAATCGGTTTGCTGATGAAAGGCATTGACGGTCTGCTGGAAATCATCGGCAGTATCTTGCTGCTGTTTCTGACGCCGGACCGGTACAACTGGCTGATACGCCTCTTGACGCAGCATGAATTATCCGAAGACCCGCAAGACTTGTTTGCCAATTACCTGATCCATTCCAGCCCCAACTTTTCCTTCAGCACGCAGCATTTTGTGGTATTCTACCTGCTGTCCCACGGGATCATCAAATGCATTCTCGTACTTCTGTTATGGCGCCAAAAGTTGTGGGCTTACCCTTTGGCCATTTTGTCCTTAATCTTGTTTGTCGTTTACCAGCTTTACCGCTATACGTTCACACATTCCGCATTTCTGATTCTGCTTACGATCTTCGATGTGCTCATGATTTTCCTGACTTACAAAGAATCGAAACAAGTAAGATCAAGGCTATGTGATTCTGTCTGA